A region of the bacterium genome:
CGCTTTGGCGAAGGCCTCCCACACCCGGCGGTAGTACGGGGGCTCGTGGGCCAGGAACCGCTTCCGTTCCTCCGTCTCCTCCAATAGATTCACGAAACGCTCGACACCCGCGGGGGAGTTCGCCGACTCGATTTCCACCCCGCGCCGCTCGGCCAGGCCGACGTTGTAGCGCGTGTGACTTTCGAGACCGGCCAGAAGCGCATCCTCGTCGGGGGTGAGGTCCAGAAGGAGCGTCCCCCTCGGCTGCACGTCCTGGACGCCGCGCCGGAATCCCAGCCCGGCCAGGAGATTTCTGGCGTCCTCGCCGTCGGGGACGCGCGGCTCCACGGTCAAGACGGCCGCGCGCCGGGCGAGGTCGTGCCCCTTCACCGCGTCGAGCCAGAGCTTCAGGGCCTCGGGACGCGCCGGATCCCACAACGGGCCGTAGGGGCAGTAGAGCCAGTCCCGGCCCAGGAACGGAAGCCGACGCACCAGCACCTGCCCCAGAACCAGGGGCTCCCCATCGGTGGAAATTACGGCGATGCGCAGGACGCGATAACCATACGCCGCCTTGACCTCGGCCCAGGCGGACGTCTGGGTGGGCGGCGCCCCGGGGAACAAGGGGCTTAAGCCCCTTGTCTCGACCAGGGCGTCCCACCCCGGAGGGTCGAAAAGTATTGCGCTCGACGCCAAGGCTCGCCCCTAAGCCGCGCCTTGCGGGTCTTCCTTCTCCCGCTTGGGCAGGCGCACGGTGAAGCTGGCCCCCTCGCCGGGGCGGCTCTCGAAGGAGATTATCCCCTCGTGGGCGTCCACGATGCTCTTCGAGATGAACAGGCCCAGGCCGGTCCCCTCGGCGGCGCTCGAGCCCCGCTTGTACTTCTCGAAGATGTGCTTCTGCTGATCGGGGGGGATGCCCGGGCCGTTGTCGGCGACGTAGAAGAAGACGTAATCGTCGTCCTGACCCGTGCCGACGGTAATCTCGCCGCCCCGCTGGATGAACTTCACCGCGTTCGACAACAGGTTGTTGATCACCCGCTCGATCTGGATCGGGTCGAACATGATCGGCGGCAGCGTCTCGTCCAGGTTCAGGCGCAGGCCGAGCTTTTTTATCTCCAGCTGGGCCGCCACGTTTTTCGCCAGGTGCGAGATGAGGCTCGAGAGCTGCAGGCGCTGCATGTCCAGCCGCACGCCCTCCGAGGAGAACTTGTTCACCGACAGGAAGTCGTTGATCAGGGCCAGCATCCGGTCCGCGTTGGTGGCGATGCTCGAGAGCGGATCTACCAGGCGCTCCGGCGGCTCCCCGTACGCTCCCGATAAAAGAAGCGAGCAGTAGCCCATAACGCTCGTCAGCGGGTTCTTCAGGTCGTGGGTGATCATGGAGATGAAGTCGTCGTTGAGGCGCTGGAGCCGGATTTTGTCCATCGCCTTCTCGACGGCCAGCTTGAGCACGTCGAAATCGAAGGGCTTGACCAGGTAGTTGTAGGCCCCGCGCCGAAGCGCCTCGATGGACGACCGCATCGAGGAGTAGCCCGTGATGACGATGACCAGCGTGTGCGGCAGGTTCTCGCCCACGTAGTCCAGGACGGTGAAGCCGTCCACCTTGGGCATCATCAGGTCGGCGATGACCAGGTCGTAGTTCGACTCGCGCAGCATCGAGATGCCCTCGCTCCCGTCGGACGCAGTGTCCACGCGGTAGCCGGTCTGCTCCAACAGGATGCGGATGGAGTCGCACATCCGACGTTCGTCGTCAATGACGAGTATTTTCTCGCGGCCGGACTCTGCCACAGCTATCCCTCCCGCGCCGGCAGGCTGATGGTGAACGTGGTCCCCTCGCCCGTGCCGCTTTGTGCCTCCATCATACCATCGAAACTCTGGACGATGCCATAGGAGACGGAGAGACCCAGGCCGGTGCCCTTCTTGCCCTTCGTGGTGAAGAACGGATCGAAGATGTAGGGCAGGTTTTCCTGGGGGATGCCTATCCCTGAGTCGGAGAAAGAGATGACCACCCGGCCGTCCGAGATGAAGGTGCGGACGGAGAGGGTGCCGCCGGAGGGCATGGCGTCCTGGGCGTTGGTCACCAGGTTCAAAAGCACCTGGCGCAACTGGTCCGGCGCCACCAGAACGCCGGGCAGGTCGTCCTGGAGGTCCTTTTCCACCGCGATACCCTGTTTTTCCAACTGGATGCCAACCAGCATCAACAGGTCCTCCACGAGCCGGTTGACGCTTGTGGATTCCAGGTAGGCGCTCTCGGGGCGGTAGAAGTCCAAAAGACCGGAGATGATGCGGGCGATGCGGTGGACCTCCTCCTCGACGACACCAATGGTCTTGTAAGGTTCGCTTGCGGGCTCGAGGTCCCCCTTGGCTATCTGGAGGTAGTTTGTGATTATCCCCAAGGGGTT
Encoded here:
- a CDS encoding response regulator; this translates as MAESGREKILVIDDERRMCDSIRILLEQTGYRVDTASDGSEGISMLRESNYDLVIADLMMPKVDGFTVLDYVGENLPHTLVIVITGYSSMRSSIEALRRGAYNYLVKPFDFDVLKLAVEKAMDKIRLQRLNDDFISMITHDLKNPLTSVMGYCSLLLSGAYGEPPERLVDPLSSIATNADRMLALINDFLSVNKFSSEGVRLDMQRLQLSSLISHLAKNVAAQLEIKKLGLRLNLDETLPPIMFDPIQIERVINNLLSNAVKFIQRGGEITVGTGQDDDYVFFYVADNGPGIPPDQQKHIFEKYKRGSSAAEGTGLGLFISKSIVDAHEGIISFESRPGEGASFTVRLPKREKEDPQGAA
- a CDS encoding peptidoglycan bridge formation glycyltransferase FemA/FemB family protein gives rise to the protein MASSAILFDPPGWDALVETRGLSPLFPGAPPTQTSAWAEVKAAYGYRVLRIAVISTDGEPLVLGQVLVRRLPFLGRDWLYCPYGPLWDPARPEALKLWLDAVKGHDLARRAAVLTVEPRVPDGEDARNLLAGLGFRRGVQDVQPRGTLLLDLTPDEDALLAGLESHTRYNVGLAERRGVEIESANSPAGVERFVNLLEETEERKRFLAHEPPYYRRVWEAFAKA